The Acidobacteriota bacterium genome includes a window with the following:
- a CDS encoding LysR family transcriptional regulator, producing the protein MEITHMELRQLRYFLAVSEELHFGRAARRLHMSQPPLSAQIRQLEEEMRIQLFYRTKRKVELTEAGRVFAREARLILQQVELATGLAAEANRSKQNRLVVGCSPANSEVVVRILSAVARRNPALAITVKSLPTPQQIEALRNSQIDLGFITIPVPHEGLAVEPLWKEPLVVALPRAHALASRGRIALRALERETLILFPLYMSPGRYESIADMCRKAGFSLNAVHEVDNIHTMLEMVSAGMGVALLRASARLIENPLGRSLKHPLGNPVEKKSPGNRGIAFRDLQHSPLVETALAYRPDHKIASLPEFAAIARQVSSRFA; encoded by the coding sequence ATGGAGATCACACACATGGAACTCCGCCAACTCCGCTACTTCCTCGCCGTCTCCGAAGAACTGCACTTCGGACGCGCCGCGCGGCGCCTGCACATGAGCCAGCCGCCGTTGAGCGCGCAGATCCGCCAGCTCGAGGAGGAGATGCGCATCCAGTTATTCTACCGCACCAAGCGCAAAGTGGAACTCACGGAAGCGGGCCGCGTCTTCGCGCGAGAAGCCCGCCTCATTTTGCAGCAGGTGGAGCTGGCCACGGGACTCGCCGCCGAGGCCAACCGCTCCAAGCAGAACCGCCTCGTAGTGGGATGCTCGCCGGCCAACAGCGAAGTGGTGGTGCGCATCCTGAGCGCGGTCGCGCGACGCAACCCGGCGCTTGCCATCACCGTGAAGAGCCTGCCCACGCCGCAGCAGATCGAGGCGCTGCGCAACAGCCAGATCGACCTCGGCTTCATCACCATCCCCGTGCCGCACGAGGGCCTCGCCGTGGAGCCGCTGTGGAAGGAGCCGCTGGTCGTCGCGCTGCCTCGCGCGCACGCACTGGCCTCGCGCGGCCGCATCGCATTGCGCGCGCTGGAGCGCGAGACACTCATCCTCTTCCCGCTATACATGAGTCCCGGCCGCTACGAGTCCATCGCAGACATGTGCCGCAAAGCCGGCTTCAGCCTGAACGCCGTGCATGAAGTGGACAACATCCACACCATGCTGGAGATGGTCAGCGCGGGAATGGGCGTGGCTCTGCTGCGCGCCTCCGCCCGCCTGATCGAAAACCCGCTGGGTCGTTCTCTGAAACACCCGCTTGGAAACCCGGTCGAAAAGAAGTCGCCGGGCAATCGCGGCATCGCCTTCCGCGACCTGCAACACTCCCCACTAGTCGAGACCGCCCTAGCCTACCGCCCCGACCACAAGATCGCCTCCCTGCCCGAGTTCGCCGCCATCGCCCGCCAGGTCAGCAGCCGATTCGCGTAG